In Herbinix luporum, a single window of DNA contains:
- the gatA gene encoding Asp-tRNA(Asn)/Glu-tRNA(Gln) amidotransferase subunit GatA has protein sequence MSDITKISALELSGKIKNNELSVIEVVNEQLKVIKKREPIYNSYITVMEDEAREQAKLVQERIDSGDLIDSPLAGVPVAIKDNICTKGIKTTAASKMLADFVPSYDATVIEKLKNAGAVLIGKANLDEFAMGGNTETSYFGITKNPWNVNHTPGGSSGGSAAAVAAYEAFVSLGSDTGGSIRQPAAYCGLVGFKPTYGTVSRYGLIPYAPSLDQIGPLSRNVADAVALLEVISGYDPKDSTSVKQERYLYSQALIDDIKGMRIGVPNLYLNKNLEADVHKNFLEAIKIFEDKGAHIEFFDMKELEYSPQVYYVIAYAEGCSNLSRYDGVKYGYRAQEYENLEDLYKKSRSQAFGYEVKRRIMLGTYVLSSDKYETYFNKARKIRRIISQAYEEAFKKYDILISPTSPNTAPLLNSNSDSSDILNTSVNLAGLTAACIPSGRDRRGLPIGLQIIGNKFDENKIIRAAYSFEKTKPYDYEGPQNLD, from the coding sequence ATGAGCGATATAACAAAGATATCAGCACTAGAGTTATCAGGAAAGATAAAGAATAATGAATTATCGGTGATTGAAGTTGTAAATGAACAGCTAAAAGTCATTAAAAAGAGAGAGCCAATATATAATAGTTATATTACTGTTATGGAAGATGAAGCCAGAGAACAAGCCAAATTGGTTCAGGAAAGAATAGATTCAGGGGATTTAATAGATTCTCCCTTGGCCGGAGTGCCTGTGGCAATAAAGGATAATATTTGTACAAAGGGAATAAAAACAACTGCTGCCTCTAAGATGCTTGCTGATTTTGTACCAAGCTATGATGCTACCGTAATAGAAAAACTTAAAAATGCCGGTGCAGTATTAATCGGAAAAGCCAATTTAGATGAATTTGCAATGGGAGGTAATACAGAGACTTCATATTTTGGTATAACAAAAAATCCATGGAATGTAAATCATACTCCCGGAGGATCTAGCGGTGGTTCTGCAGCGGCTGTTGCTGCATATGAAGCCTTTGTTTCCTTAGGGTCTGATACCGGCGGTTCTATAAGGCAGCCGGCCGCATACTGTGGTTTGGTAGGCTTTAAACCCACCTATGGTACTGTATCAAGGTATGGGTTGATACCTTATGCCCCTTCCCTTGATCAGATAGGACCCCTTAGTAGAAATGTTGCAGATGCCGTGGCTCTTTTAGAGGTAATATCTGGTTATGATCCTAAGGATTCCACTTCCGTAAAGCAGGAAAGATATCTTTATAGCCAGGCTTTGATTGATGATATTAAGGGAATGAGAATAGGTGTTCCGAACTTGTATCTAAATAAGAATCTAGAGGCAGATGTCCACAAGAATTTCTTAGAGGCCATAAAAATCTTTGAAGATAAAGGGGCACATATAGAATTTTTTGATATGAAAGAGCTGGAGTATAGCCCACAGGTCTATTATGTTATTGCTTATGCAGAAGGCTGTTCTAATTTGTCAAGATATGATGGGGTAAAGTATGGTTATCGTGCCCAGGAATATGAAAATCTAGAGGACTTGTATAAGAAATCCAGAAGTCAAGCTTTTGGATATGAAGTAAAGCGAAGGATTATGTTGGGAACTTATGTCCTAAGCTCCGATAAATATGAGACATATTTTAATAAGGCAAGAAAGATAAGAAGAATTATAAGTCAAGCCTATGAGGAGGCCTTTAAAAAATATGATATCTTAATCAGCCCCACATCCCCCAATACAGCCCCGCTTCTTAACAGTAACAGTGACAGTTCGGATATTTTAAATACCTCTGTAAATTTAGCAGGGCTTACTGCAGCCTGTATTCCCAGTGGCAGGGACCGGAGAGGACTTCCTATAGGTTTGCAGATTATAGGAAATAAATTTGATGAAAATAAAATAATTAGGGCTGCATATTCATTTGAAAAAACAAAGCCTTATGATTATGAGGGACCACAGAATTTAGACTAG
- the gatB gene encoding Asp-tRNA(Asn)/Glu-tRNA(Gln) amidotransferase subunit GatB encodes MKQYETIIGLEVHVELSTASKIFCACSTKFGSKPNTNCCPVCTGMPGALPVINKKAVEYGLAAGLALNCTITKECMFDRKHYFYPDLPKAYQISQLYFPIARDGYITINTSKGDKKIGIHELHLEEDAGKLVHDSKNNISLIDFNRAGVPLIEIVSEPDLSSADEVLAYLEKLKLIMMYLGISDCKMQEGSFRVDINISVRKIGDKKLGTRTEIKNMNSFKAIARAIEGEKNRQIKLLEEGKAVVRETRRWDDEKNESLRMRSKEEAQDYCYFTEPDLVPIRISDQWISKARSLLPEFRDEKIIRYQKEYGIPEYDAKLLTASKKMADIFEATTILCKKPKEVSNWLMVEGMRLLNEKEIEPDYMNFSPKNLSKLIMMVDKGKINRTVAKEVFEKVFLEDIDPLEYVECNNLGIISDYDNLRTIVLQVFEENPKSVSDYKNGKTKAMGYLVGQTMKAVKGKADPSLINTIVKELLK; translated from the coding sequence ATGAAACAATATGAAACAATTATAGGATTGGAGGTACATGTGGAACTTTCCACGGCCTCTAAGATATTTTGTGCCTGCTCTACTAAGTTTGGAAGTAAGCCCAATACCAATTGTTGTCCCGTATGTACAGGAATGCCCGGGGCTCTTCCGGTAATAAATAAAAAAGCCGTAGAATATGGACTGGCAGCAGGGCTTGCCCTTAACTGTACTATAACTAAAGAGTGCATGTTCGATAGAAAACATTATTTTTATCCGGATCTTCCCAAGGCCTACCAGATATCTCAATTATATTTTCCTATTGCCAGGGACGGCTATATTACTATTAATACAAGTAAAGGTGATAAGAAGATCGGCATCCATGAACTTCATTTGGAAGAGGATGCCGGTAAACTAGTTCATGACTCTAAGAATAATATAAGCTTAATAGATTTTAATAGGGCAGGAGTTCCTTTAATAGAAATTGTAAGTGAGCCGGATTTAAGCTCGGCAGATGAAGTCCTAGCATATTTAGAAAAACTAAAATTGATTATGATGTATCTGGGCATATCCGATTGTAAGATGCAAGAGGGTTCTTTTCGTGTAGATATTAATATTTCCGTAAGGAAAATAGGAGATAAGAAGCTGGGAACAAGAACAGAGATAAAGAACATGAATTCCTTTAAGGCTATTGCAAGGGCCATTGAGGGGGAGAAAAATAGGCAGATAAAGCTTTTGGAAGAAGGAAAAGCAGTAGTTAGGGAGACTAGGCGCTGGGATGATGAAAAAAATGAAAGCCTAAGGATGAGATCAAAAGAAGAGGCACAGGATTATTGTTATTTTACAGAACCGGATCTTGTCCCTATAAGAATTTCTGATCAATGGATTAGCAAAGCCAGGTCACTTTTGCCTGAATTTCGAGATGAAAAAATAATTCGTTATCAGAAGGAATATGGTATCCCTGAATATGATGCCAAGCTTCTTACTGCCTCTAAGAAAATGGCTGATATATTTGAAGCAACCACTATTCTTTGCAAAAAGCCAAAGGAAGTATCTAATTGGCTGATGGTAGAAGGGATGCGGCTTTTAAATGAAAAGGAAATAGAGCCTGACTATATGAATTTTTCCCCGAAAAATTTATCAAAACTAATCATGATGGTTGACAAGGGAAAAATAAACAGAACTGTTGCAAAAGAAGTCTTTGAAAAAGTCTTTTTAGAAGATATAGATCCTTTAGAATATGTAGAGTGTAATAACTTAGGTATAATATCTGATTATGATAATCTTCGTACCATAGTTTTACAGGTTTTTGAAGAAAATCCAAAGTCAGTATCTGATTATAAAAATGGCAAGACTAAGGCAATGGGGTATTTAGTGGGACAAACTATGAAAGCTGTAAAAGGGAAGGCAGACCCTTCCCTTATAAATACCATAGTAAAAGAACTTCTAAAATAA
- the pflB gene encoding formate C-acetyltransferase: MRQEWYDFNHGSWTTDINVRSFIQHNYTPYEGDDTFLVGPTKRTLKLWEKAQELMKEENKKGIIDAETSKPSTITSFGPGYLDKENEVIVGFQTDKPLKRGIMPNGGIRVVKKALESYGYTLDKKTEEIYTQNRKTHNDGVFDAYTDAMRKARHSGIITGLPDAYGRGRIIGDYRRVALYGVDLLIEDKMNEKKLLETPTLVSSDIRLREELSEQIKALKQLKEMAASYGYDIGKPAKNSFEATQWTYFAYLGAIKEQDGAAMSLGRVSTFLDIYYERDLKHGLITEEEVQELIDQFVMKLRMVRFLRTPEYNDLFSGDPTWVTESIGGMGLDGRTLVTKSSFRILHTLYNLGPAPEPNLTVLWSEALPEPFKKFCAKVSIDTSSIQYESDDIMRGYWGDDYGIACCVSAMRIGKQMQFFGARANLAKALLYAINGGKDEKSGDQVGPMFAPITSEYLDYDEVMSKFDQVLEWLSELYINTLNVIHYMHDKYNYERLQMALHDVDILRTQACGIAGLSVVADSLSAIKYSKVKVIRNEEGLAVDYEIEGDYPAFGNNDDRVDQIAIDVVENFMNKLRKVKTYRNAMHTLSILTITSNVVYGKKTGSTPDGRKEGEPFAPGANPMHGRDKKGAVASMSSVAKLPYRHAQDGISYTFSIVPKALGKNMEDRVNNLVGLLDGYFHNKGHHINVNVFDRETLLDAMEHPEKYPQLTIRVSGYAVNFIKLNREQQLDVIHRTFHER, encoded by the coding sequence ATGAGACAAGAATGGTATGATTTTAACCATGGAAGTTGGACCACAGATATTAATGTCAGAAGCTTTATACAGCATAACTATACACCCTATGAGGGCGATGATACATTTTTAGTGGGGCCTACAAAAAGGACACTAAAGCTTTGGGAAAAGGCCCAGGAATTGATGAAAGAGGAGAATAAAAAAGGTATAATTGATGCCGAGACATCAAAGCCTTCCACTATTACAAGCTTTGGCCCCGGATATTTGGACAAGGAAAATGAAGTAATTGTTGGTTTTCAAACTGATAAACCCTTAAAGAGAGGTATTATGCCTAACGGGGGAATCCGTGTTGTTAAAAAGGCCTTGGAATCCTACGGCTATACTCTTGATAAGAAAACAGAGGAAATATATACACAGAACAGAAAAACCCATAATGACGGTGTTTTTGATGCCTATACCGATGCCATGAGAAAGGCAAGACATTCAGGTATTATAACCGGTCTGCCTGATGCATATGGAAGAGGTAGAATTATCGGTGACTACCGTAGAGTAGCATTATATGGTGTAGACTTACTTATTGAGGATAAGATGAATGAGAAAAAATTATTGGAGACTCCTACATTAGTATCCTCTGATATTCGTTTAAGAGAAGAGCTATCTGAGCAGATTAAAGCCCTAAAACAACTAAAAGAAATGGCAGCTTCTTATGGTTATGATATAGGAAAACCTGCTAAGAACTCCTTTGAGGCTACTCAGTGGACATATTTTGCATATCTTGGTGCCATAAAGGAACAGGACGGTGCAGCCATGAGCCTTGGCCGTGTATCCACCTTCCTTGATATATATTATGAAAGAGACTTAAAACATGGATTAATAACTGAAGAGGAGGTTCAGGAGCTTATTGACCAGTTTGTTATGAAACTGCGTATGGTAAGATTCTTAAGAACCCCTGAATATAATGATTTGTTCTCAGGAGATCCCACTTGGGTTACTGAATCCATCGGTGGTATGGGATTAGACGGAAGAACCTTAGTTACAAAATCCAGCTTTAGAATTCTTCATACCCTTTATAATCTAGGACCTGCTCCGGAGCCAAACCTTACAGTACTTTGGTCTGAAGCTTTACCGGAACCATTTAAGAAGTTCTGTGCTAAAGTTTCTATTGATACCAGCTCTATTCAATATGAGAGTGATGATATCATGAGAGGCTACTGGGGTGACGATTACGGAATTGCTTGCTGTGTATCCGCCATGAGAATCGGAAAGCAGATGCAGTTCTTTGGAGCCCGTGCTAATCTGGCTAAAGCTTTACTTTATGCCATTAACGGTGGTAAGGATGAGAAGTCAGGAGATCAGGTTGGTCCTATGTTTGCTCCCATAACAAGCGAATACTTAGATTATGATGAAGTAATGTCTAAATTTGACCAGGTTCTTGAATGGTTATCTGAATTATATATAAATACCCTTAATGTCATTCATTATATGCATGACAAGTATAACTACGAAAGACTACAAATGGCACTTCATGATGTAGATATTCTTCGTACCCAGGCCTGCGGAATTGCAGGATTATCGGTAGTTGCTGACTCTTTATCAGCTATTAAATATTCTAAGGTTAAGGTAATTCGTAATGAAGAAGGTCTAGCCGTAGATTATGAAATAGAAGGAGATTATCCTGCCTTTGGTAATAATGATGACAGGGTGGATCAGATTGCAATTGATGTTGTGGAAAACTTTATGAATAAACTTCGTAAGGTAAAAACTTATCGTAATGCAATGCACACTCTTTCTATACTAACTATTACTTCTAACGTTGTTTATGGTAAAAAGACAGGAAGTACACCGGATGGCAGAAAAGAAGGGGAACCTTTTGCTCCCGGTGCCAATCCCATGCATGGAAGGGATAAGAAGGGTGCTGTTGCTTCTATGTCTTCAGTTGCAAAACTACCTTATAGACATGCACAGGACGGTATTTCCTATACCTTCTCCATTGTTCCTAAGGCTTTAGGTAAAAATATGGAGGATAGGGTAAACAACCTGGTAGGACTCTTAGACGGATATTTCCATAATAAAGGGCATCATATCAATGTCAATGTATTTGATCGTGAGACCCTCTTAGATGCAATGGAACATCCGGAAAAATATCCACAGTTAACTATTCGTGTATCCGGATATGCAGTTAACTTTATTAAGTTAAATAGAGAACAGCAGTTGGATGTTATTCATCGTACCTTCCATGAAAGATAG